The nucleotide sequence CCAAATAAACAATCAATAATGATATCTCCCTCATGTAAATCTTTTATGAGTGAAGACTGATAATCGAAATTGCAAATATCTATTTGAGATTGACTCATGATGAGCGCGTCTCGGCTTAGTTTTTCTTGAGTATGGGTACAGAGAATTTTTACGCTATAAGAATTTCTTAAATGTCGTGCAATAACAAAGCCATCACCGCCGTTATTTCCTGGGCCACATAAGATGATGATTCGTTTAAGGTGATGCTGTGCTAAAGAGGCACAATAAAGATCGATTTCATTAGCACATTTTTCACCCGCTCTTTCCATGAGTATCAAAGAGCTAGCTTTACCATTTTTTATAGTTTGTTGATCAATAGTCCTCATGGTGTGTGAACTTACAATCTTCATTGGTAGGTGTCCTTTTTTATTTAATTTATAGACTTAAAATCTTAGATCAAGTTATTGCAAGTTTTGGAAAGGATTTTCTCTAGCGTGTGCTAAATTAATTAAAATTAGCAAAAGTGATCACAAATGAAACCAAAAATCAGTTTAGGTATGTCGCCTTGTCCAAATGATACGTTCATGTTTTATCATTTACTTCATCATTCAGATTTCAGTAAAAAGTACGATATAGATTTACAAATCATGGATATACAGGATTTGAATGAGCTCTTGAAGTCTAAGGAAGTGGATTTTTGTAAATCTTCTTTTGGGCTTATCCCTAAGGTATTAGAGGATTATGTAGTGTTACGATCCGGCTCAGCTTTAGGTCATGCCTGTGGGCCACTATTGGTATCAAAGAATAAAGCAATGACTAAGCAAGACTTATTAGGATCAAAGATCTTGATTCCAGGTTTAGATACGAGTGCTTTTAGTTTGTTGAGAGCTTATTTGGGTAGTGATTTTAATGCAGAGGAATGTTTGTTTTCAGAAATCATGCCTGCTTTAGGGCGAGGCGAAGCCGACGCCGGCCTCATTATTCATGAAAGTCGTTTTACCTATGAAGACTTTGCTTTGTCCTGCCTAGTCGATCTGGGCGAGTGGTGGGAGCAAAAGTATTCATTACCCATTCCTTTAGGAGCAATAAGTGCAAAGCGATATGTAGGCAATGAGGTGATTGAAGAATTTTCTAATGCACTGAAAGCGTCGGTTGAGTGGGCTTTTTCTCAAGACTGGAAAGAAAATAAAGAATTTTCAAATTTTATATGTGGACATGCAAAAGAGATTTCTGAAGAAGTCTTGGACTCTCATATAGCCCTGTATGTCAACCAAGAATCTATCGAATTAAGTGAACAAGCAATTGGAGCGATTGAAAAAATGTTTAGTCAGTTAAAAAATAGAGAGATAAGTCGCAGCGAGTTTCTGTTTTCATGATTGCTTTATTGATAGCAACAGAGTTTGAACTAAAAAATCAGAACTATGTATGGGAAGACTTTGAAGGTTTAGCCATTACTTACATTAATGATGGGCTTTGTGCAATAATTGTAGGTGCCGGCGTAGCTAAGGTATCTTTAAGTTTGATCCCATTGACTGAATTTAAAGAAAAGAACTCTGAAGTCATCTTCATTAATTTAGGTATAGCAGGAAATTTGGCTGACCGTAATCTTGCCCAGGCGTATATGCCAGGGAAATTCATTTTCAATACTTATGCGAGTAATGAATCACCTACCGCGGGTTTTATAGAGGCTTGTTATCCTGGTATCAACTTATATCAAGGGCCGACTTTAGCGACGAGCGCAATGCCAATCTGGGAGGCTCGTAATAAAGATTTTTTATCAAAAAAAGGTGCTGAGCTAGTTGATATGGAGGCATATATTTTAGCCTCTTGGGCAAAACAATATGGACTCACTGTTTATTTCATTAAAGTCATTTCTGATTTAGCCTGTGAGGAAAGTAAACAAAACTTTGAAATAGGTGCATTAAGAGCGATAGAGATTATTTCACATGGGATCTTTGAGCTAGATGCTTTGATCTCAGCCTCAATAGAAGTAAATTCATGCTCTATAAAAAAATGTTTTGGAATTAAATCATGAAAGTAGTCATTGTCGGTGCAGGTGAAGTTGGAACGGGTTTGGCCGAAACACTTTGTTTAGAGAAAAATGCCGTTGTAGTTATTGATTTAGATAATGATCTTTTGCGTAATCTATCGAA is from Lentisphaera profundi and encodes:
- a CDS encoding 1,4-dihydroxy-6-naphthoate synthase; translated protein: MKPKISLGMSPCPNDTFMFYHLLHHSDFSKKYDIDLQIMDIQDLNELLKSKEVDFCKSSFGLIPKVLEDYVVLRSGSALGHACGPLLVSKNKAMTKQDLLGSKILIPGLDTSAFSLLRAYLGSDFNAEECLFSEIMPALGRGEADAGLIIHESRFTYEDFALSCLVDLGEWWEQKYSLPIPLGAISAKRYVGNEVIEEFSNALKASVEWAFSQDWKENKEFSNFICGHAKEISEEVLDSHIALYVNQESIELSEQAIGAIEKMFSQLKNREISRSEFLFS